The Candidatus Sulfotelmatobacter sp. region CGGATTTCTCATGGCCCGAGTCCTGCGCCACAAAGCCGGCGAGGGAGGAAAGTTCACCGCTAAGTATCGCGTACACCGCCTGGTCTACTTCCACGCCTACCAAAACGTCGGCGATGCCATCGCCCGCGAAACCGAAATCAAAGCCTGGCGTCGCGAGAAGAAAGTCGCTCTGATCCGCGAAAATAATCCCACCTGGGAAGACCTCGCCGCAGGCTGGGGCGAACCGGTTGTCATGCGAGTCGACGGGAAAGCAGATTCCTCACCGGCAAAGAACGCCGGTTCGGAATGACAAAGAGTGGGAGACAAAGAGTGGGAAATGACAGTTGCAGAGATCAAAACGCTTTGCCCGATATATATTACTGATATATACTACCCCGGAAGCCGCCCATGCCCAAGCCCGACATCGCCAAACTCTTCCAAAACGGACGCAGCCAAGCCGTCCGCCTGCCCAAAGAATTTCGTTTCGAGGGAGACCGCGTGCGCATCCGCCGAGTCCAGCAAGGAGTCCTGCTTGAGCCGCTAATCCCGGACACGTCGCGCTGGTTTGAGGCACTGGACCAATTTAACTCCGAGCGGTTTATGTCTCGCGGACGCCGCCAGCCCCGCACACCGAAGCGGAAAATTTTCTAGTGGACTACCTGCTGGATACCAACGCCTGCATTGCCCTGATCAACGGTACTTCGGCAGGAGTCCGCACTCGCGTGAAAAAAGCGTCAGACGGAGGTGCGCGAATTCTGGTATCGTCTATCTCAACTTTCGAACTGTGGTATGGCGTGCGCAAGAGCACGAAGCAGGAGTTCAATCGTAAGCGCCTCGAGGCCTTTTTGTCCGGCCCGATTCTCGTGCTTCCTTTCGAAGACGCCGACTCCCGCGCAGCAGGCACCCTTCGGGCAGCCCTCGAAGCCTCCGGCAAACGGATTGGAGCGTATGACCTTTTAATTGGAGGACAGGCATTGCGTCATCAGTTGACACTGGTCACCGCCAACGTTTCCGAGTTCCCGCGCGTGAAAGGGCTCCTGTGGGAAGATTGGGCGAAGCCGTAAAGCATCCACGGTCTGGGTGCCCTATTTCTCGCGTCCTTTGCGAGAGCTGAGGACTCGTCCCCTTTGCTTTCAACACTTTAGCTCCATCTAATCCCCCGAATCCCCGCTAAACCCCAAATTTGCCCCGTTCATTGGGTTATGGATGCGCCTTTCCCAATCTTCCCAATAGGATAGAACCAGATAAAACCAGGGAAAAGTGTAAGAAACCAGGTCGGTAGGACCAACTGTTCCCAGGGATTGCCTCAGGGTTTGGGTGAATCTCAGGTTCATTCCAGTGAAACCCAGCGAGGCGAAAAACAAAAACCGATTCCTCACCGGCAAAAAGCGCCGGTTCGGAATGACATCGGATTGGCAGAAGACTGCCGGTTCGGAATGACAACGGACAGGCGAATGCCGGTTCGGGAAAAAAACTAGAACTCGCAGGTTTGGGGATAGCTCTAACTGGTATAGGTGAGTCGCCATCCCAAAGAAACGAAAGCCAAGGGCTAAAAGCCAATGGCTAAAAGCTAGAATTCAGGAGCCAGAAGCTAAAATGCGCAAGCCGATCAAGTACGTAGAAAAAGCAGCCGTCATTGCCGCTCAAGGGACTTGGGCCGTGTTCGATCGCTTGAACCGGATCAAGCCGAATCCGTCGCCCACGCCGAAGTGGTCGGAAAAGCCGCTGCTGAAGTCGTACGAGAAGTCGAAGCCGCCGCTGGGCTGGCCGCGCTCGACCGATTCGCTATGCCCGAAGTGTGTGCCGGAGATCCGGCAGCAGATTCTCGACGGGCATCTGCCGCATGAAGTGCTGATGAATGAGAAGGTCGGCGAGATCAAGGCCACCATCGTCGAAAGAGACGGAAAGATTTTGATGGTGAAAGATTGCCCGACGCACGGTCACTTCGAAGACGTGATGTCGATCGACACGGAGTTCTCGAAGCATCTTGAAGACGTGTTTCCCGGCCGCGACATCAAGGCGCATAACGACGAGCATCTGCATCACCACGGGTCTTCCACGGTGAAATATGGTCGCGGCTCGGTGCTGACGATCGATCTGACCAACCGCTGCAACATGATGTGCGATCCCTGCTTCATGGACGCGAACCAGGTTGGCTTCGTCCACGAACTCACGTGGGAAGAAATCAAGACGATGCTCGACAACGCCATCACCATCAAGCCGCGCCGGCAGATGAGTGTGCAGTTCTCCGGCGGCGAGCCGACGTTGTCGCCGTACTTCCTTGACGCCGTGCGCTACGCGCGCAAGGTCGGATACAACTCCGTGCAGGCCGCAACCAACGGAATTGAATTTGCGAAGAGCTTTGAATTCGCGCAGCAGGCGGTCGAAGCCGGCATGCGCTATGCGTATCTGCAATTCGACGGCATTGGCAACGCCGCGAATGCGCATCGCCTCGTCGGAAACTTGTTCGATGTGAAATTGAAGGCGATTGAAAACCTGCACAAAGCCGGATGCGAAATCGTTCCAGTTGTGACGATCGTCAACGGCATCAACAACGAGCAGGTCGGAAGAATCATCAAGTTCGCGCTCGACAATCCGAAAACAATCAGCTTCCTCAGCTTCCAGCCGGTCAGCTTCACCGGCCGCGACGAAGCCGTCACCGACGACCGCCGCGCCGCGCAGCGCTACACGCTGAGCCATCTCGCGCACGACGTAAAAAATCAAACCGGCCTGGGCGAGCCCACCCGCGACTGGTTCCCGATTTCATTCATGGGAACCTTTAGCGACTGGGCCGACCTGATGCACGTCAACGACCCAAAAAACGACTGGGGGCAACTATCTTGTGGTTGCCACCCGAATTGCGGGACTGGCATGGCTGTCATGATTGACAAGGAAACCAAGGAGGCTGTGCCGGTCACGGCGTTCTTGAAGGGCGATCAGCTTGCCAAGGACATTGCGAAGGTGAATGATGCGGCGCGCGGTAAGTTCTGGACGGGATTTGGAATGGCTTTGTGTTTGATGAAGAACTACGATCCGTATCAGGCGCCGACGCATTTCAAGCTGATGGATCTTTTGAAAAAGTTCGACAAGAATTATCACATCACGGGAAAAAACTACGGCAAGGTGGGACCGGACAGGACGATCGACGACGTGATGAAGCGGCGCACGAGCGATCGCTGGAACTTTTTGTTCATCGCGGGGATGTGGTTTCAGGACCTGTTCAATTACGACTTCCGGCGGACGGAGCAGTGCATTATTCCGTACGCGACGCAGGAAGGCGAGATTTCGTTCTGCGCTTACAACACGGGCGTGGGCTGGCGGAACATCATCGAGAAGATGCACATGACGGCCACGCTGACCAAGTGGTACGAGGAGCACGGACGACATGAAATCTTTGCCGGCGGCAAGAAAGTGAACATGGAGCAGCCAGAGACGGCGACGGAGTATCTGAAGCTGCGCGAAGAGATCGTGACCAATGAACTGCAACGCGATCTCGACAGCAAAGGCATCGCGAAGAATGCGCGCGAGGAAAAAATTCGCGCGCGGGATGCGAAGCAGAAGGCTGCCGCCGAGAAGTCCTCGCTTGTCGCAAAGGACGCGAGAAATGGGGCACCCGAGGCGCGAGGGGCGGAGAAGAACGACGAAGCCTATAACGCGCGGATGGCTTCGCTGTATCGCGAAGTCGTGCTGAAAGAGAAGCCGGTCGTGGCTGAGAATGGGTTTATTCCGCTCGGCGCTCTCACTAAGACGAATGGCGGCATTGCTCCTGCGCCGAAGCCGGAAATAGCGAAGCCGGAAGTAGCGGAGCCGGTGGCGGGGGATTGAGCGATTAGCTCCCAGCTAGCAGCTTCCAGTTAACAACAAACAGGCCGCCTGCGGGCGGCCTGAGTTTTTGCGGTAGAGTTTTTTGAGCTTCTCACGCCGTCAGCAGCTTGGCCGGCGTGCTTCGTAGATGGTGAGGCGAGTAGCCTGACCGCGCCACCATGCGACCGAATGATCCCACTTTGTTGAACCCTTGACGATCTTCGATCATCTCTAGTCGAATATTCCTCTTCTGGAGTCAGAATGAACGATCTGCGCTATCCCGTTGGCAAGTTTCACTTCAACGCCGGTCTCACCGAGGAGCAGAAACAATCCGCTCTCGACGACATTGCCCGCACGCCGGCGAATTTGCGCGCCGCGATTCAAGGACTTACCGAATCGCAGCTCGACAAGCCCTATCGGCCGGACGGATGGACGGTGCGGCAGGTTGTGCATCACGTGCCGGACAGCCACCTGAATGCGTACGTGCGGTTCAAGCTGGCGCTAACTGAAGATGAGCCGACGATCAAGCCGTATGCGGAAGACCGCTGGGCGGAACTCGCTGACACGAAGGCGACTCCCGTCGGGGTCTCACTGAGCCTGCTGGAATCCTTGCACGACCGCTGGATACGGCTGCTGCGGTCGCTCTCCCCCAACGACTGGCAGCGTACCTTCCGCCATCCGGAGCTGGGTGCGATGACGCTGGAGAAGACTCTGGCGCTCTATGCCTGGCATGGCCGCCATCACGTGGCGCATATCACGAGTCTGCGGGAAAGGAGCGGTTGGTAGGCGCAGAAGCGGGGGCGTTGTATCAGATGTGTCCTTCCGCCCTGGAACATCTGAATACGATGTAAATGATACCGTGAATGCACGGCTGAAGGCTTACCTCGAAGGCCGGGCACTCGAAATTTTGCCAGCCTCCACCGATACCGTATAACCCGCGCCACCCTCGCCCGTCCACGAAACTAAATCAAACCGCCCGCCTGCCGGCACCTGGTACACGCCGATCCCGCGAAACGTAAGCGCCGCGCCCTGCTCGCAAATTTCCGGCGCGTGTGTGGGACGCAAAAAATAGGCGCCTTCTCCCATGCCCACCACGCGAGCCTTTCCATCTTTCTCTACCAGCACGGCTGACTTCTCGTCGATCGCCACTTCACGCGGCGACGCGCTCCATCCATCCTTCATAATGCGCGCCAGAAATACCAGCGTCCGTCCCATGCGATTGCGTTTGGCAAAATGCGAATCTGTGATCAGATTCTCCAGATGCGGAACCTTCAGGAAATCCCGCACCAATGTCACTCGCTCAAAATAAGGATTCGGCAAAACATCCGTCGACGCCAGATCCTTATCGTCCGGCTTGTCGCCGAGGGCCCCGTAAACAAACTCCCCAAGCATCGCCAACCCCGCGCTGGTCCCGCCAATCGGCTTGCCCGCCGCGATGTCGTCGTTGATCGCCGTCTCGACGGCCGTGCCCTTCCATCCGCGAATGTAGTTCGCCTGATCTCCTCCCGCAATAAAAACGACCTCCGCCTTGCGAATAATGTCTGCCACCCGCGGCTCTCCCGCGGCCTCCCGATCCGGAATAATCAGCGTCGCCACCGAATTCGCCTTGCACAGCCCGTTCACATACGAATCGTAACCGTCGTCTCCCCGGGCCCGCAGAATCAGAAAGTCCCCGCCATTGCCCCGATCGCACAACCACCGAAAGGCCTCGTCCAGGTCGCTCCCTCCGCCCATCATGGCGATGCCCGCCATGGGCTTAGTCTGAGCGTCTTCCTTATTTCCGAGCCGAAAATACCTGGAGGATTCGGCATGCGCCAGATTTGCGGCGCATGCCGCGAGCAATAGCGGCAGAAGGCGTCGCAGCTTGGTTTTCAGCACCAGCCGATTGGTTTTGAGCACGCTGAGAACTATACCCTAGATCGAACTCGAAGCCGCGGCGTGTCCCGAACCTACGTCGGGGCACGTGGGACCAGCGTGTGGAGCAGTAGGTGGGAGCGCCCGGTGGGGACAGGCGCCCTCAGCTGCCCGTCGAGAGCAACTCGACCACCCCGCGGAGATTGGCAGACCACCCTCAGCAAACCATGCTCAGAAGATCGCGCTCAAATACCCGTGTCACCCGTTTCCACCCATGCCACGCCCAGCGAGTGCAGCATCAACGAGTCTCCTGCGGTCAACTTGGAAGCATCCTCCACAATCCGATAGGCGTACGCTACCTGTGGATCACGAGTGGCACACCATGCCGCATGCTCGAAGATGTTCTCGCAATATGCACAGGCGGGCTCGGCGGCGACGTTTTTGCTGTGGTATTCGGAATTCGTCTTCATAGGTTCTCCTCTACACCGGCAATCGATTCCATCACGAAAATGACGTTCGGCAAATTGGATGATCGATTGCTGCGGGTGAGCGTGATTTGCAGTGCAATTCCTGGCAGACTACTTAGAACAATTGGGGAATTTGAAAGAAATCCGCACCTCGAGGTCGGGTAAGGGCTGGAGTTAACGAATCTTGCAGAGAGCCGGACGGGAAGTGAGTGGTGAGCGCGGATGGACTCGAACCATCGACCCATGCCTTAAAAGGGCATTGCTCTGCCAACTGAGCTACGCGCCCACATCTTTCCAATCTAACACAAGGCAAAGCGCTTATGGGACTCGCACAAGCTTCGGTTTTATTCGCCGTCCCTCCAAAAGCGTCGCGGCCGCAACCCATAAAACTTTAGACACAGTTACGCCCGTGCCATCCACAGTCGAGCTATTCTCAAACCGGATCTTTTGATTGAAACTGAATCCATGTCTGCAGAATTCAGCCCGCGCAAAGACACTCTGAAAGTCGAGAAGACTTCGCTACTCATCCTGGGGCTCTGCGTAGCCGTACTGATTGGCCTTCTCCTCTTCCGCCCGGTCTAATTTCGCCCGGTTTAGCGTCCGTTAAATCTGCATTCAATCCTGAATCTGAATCGCAAACCCTCTAGAGTTATTCCTGTAGGACGTTTTTCCCGCTTCGTGTCGAATTTCCATCCTTGACGGGACCTCGGTACTTTTCCCGGCCCTCGCCCCAAGCCCCTGCAAACAGTGCCCTTTTGGTCGATTCCTCCAATGGCCACCTCCGTGCATTTCTACCCTGTGCCACTCGCATGCAAGGATTCTCTCGTATCCGGAGGCGTTTTTTTATGAAATATCCTCTTACGAAGCACGTCCGAATTCATTCCTGGCTTCCAATCATGGCGCTCGCCACCCTGATTTCGGTGACGCCCGCAAGAGCTCAATCCAACTCTATGCCGCAGGACCGCGATGCGGACCTGACTCATCGGCAGTTGGCCGCATTCGACCAGTTTCTCGATAGCCATTCAGAAATTGGCGGACAGCTTCGCAAAGATCCAGCGCTGATAAATAACCAGGACTTCGTGGCCAATCACCCCGAACTCCAGCGCTACCTGCAAGACCATCCTGAAGTGCGCGAGGATCTGAATCGGAATCCCAGCGCCGTGATGCATCAGGAAGAACGCTACGATCGCCGGGAAGACGACAGAGATCGAGACCGCGACCGTAATGACACCAACCGGACCGAACTCGCGAACATGGATCGCTTCATGGACAGCCATCCCGAGATCGCCGAGCAGTTGCGCAAAGATCCGTCGCTCGTCGACAACAAGCAGTTCGTTCACGATCATCCTGCGCTACAGGAATTCCTGGCCAGTCATCCCGGCGTGCGCGAGGAGTACAAGGAAAATCCCAACGCCTTCATGCATCGTGAAGACCGCTTCGACCAGCGCCAAGAAAATTTAGGAGCAGATAACCGGGGCGATCGCGACATCAACCGCACCGAACTGGGGAATCTGGATCGCTTTATGGACAGCCATCCGGAGATCGCCGAGCAATTGCGGAAAAACCCATCGCTTGCCGACGACAAACAATTCGTTCACGATCACCCTGCTTTTCAGGAATTTCTGGCCAGTCATCCTGGGGTGCGCGAGGAGTTGAAAGAAAATCCCAACGCGTTCATGCACCGTGAAGATCGCTTCGATCAGCGCCAAGATAACCGAGGGGATCGCGACGTGACCCATCTCGAACTCGCGAACATGGATCGCTTCATGGACAGTCACCCCGAGATCGCCGAGCAGTTGCGCAAAGATCCGTCGCTCGTTGACAACAAGCAATTTGTCCAGGATCATCCCGCGCTACAGGAATTCCTGGCCAGCCACCCGGGCGTGCGCGAGGAGTACAAGGAAAATCCCAACGCCTTCATGCATCAGGAAGCGCGCTTTGACCGCCGCGAAGACGCCATGCGCGGCGACAACGACGTGACCCGCGGCGAACTCTCCAGCTTCCACAGTTTTCTCGCGGACCACAGCAACATCGGCGCGGAACTCAGCAAGAACCCGGGCCTTGCGACCAACCAGGAATATCTGGCGAATCATCCTGAGTTGCACAGCTACCTGCAAGCGCATCCGCAGGTAAACGAGGAATTGAGCGAAAACTCCGCTTCGTTCGTGAAGTCGGCCCAGCAGTTTGAAACGCCGGCCAAACCCGGACCGCGGCCCATGTCCGATCCAAAGATGTCGAACCCGATGCCGAACCAAAAATGAAAGCACAAACAATGATCGAAGATGAACTCAAGTCAGCGTGTCGAAGGGATGGGCCGTTTGCCCTTCCCTTCGCCCTGCGCGATTTCGTACTGCGCGATTCTTAGTGATTTTAAGAAATTCGAAGTTTGGCAATTCTCAGAAAGCAGAGGCACTCATGAAAAGACACACGCTGATGATTTCGTTCTGCGCTCTCGTGCTCGCCGTTCCCGCTTTCGCGGGGGACAAGAAGCATAACGACCGCGCCATGATCGAAAAAATGGAGGCCGTGCCCTGCGGCGCGAAAGAGCGCGGACTGACCGGCCTGGGCAGCGTTTTTGGCTCCATTGGAGCCACTCACGTCGATTCCGACGAAAAACTCTGCCCGCAATACATGCTGCGCACCGACGAAATGGAGTACCACATTCGACCGCTCAATCACAAACATCCCGTCATCCTTCCCGTCGGGAAGGAAGGCGAATTCAGAATTTTCAAGGATGTAATGGAGATGCGCATCCCGGACGGCGATCGAAAAAAGCGCCGCTACCAGGTCATCGCCATGAAACCTGTCGACCACTCTGCTCCGTTGGGCGATACGAACTCGAAGTACGAGCCCCGTAAAGATAATTATGCGGAGAAGCCGCTCGACGCCAAGGCTGGCACCGCAAGGCCCGCCGTTAAGACTCCGACCGACCCAACTTCGCCTCCGCAATAAATCGCCTAGCCCCGGACGGATTCGTCCGGGGCCTAGCCTTACCAATTTCATGCGGGCGGACGAATGCGTCCGCCGCTACGTGGGGAAAGGGAAAGGCCGCCCTCGCAGGCGGCCTTTGCTTCCATTCCGTGTCGCGTTTTCATTTCACGAAGTTGATTACCCCGAAGTACCCATCCGTGTCGTTGGGACCAGCCGTAAAGAATAGCTGGTTCGTCTTTCCGTTGAGAGTCGCGCCACCGCCGAACTCAATTCCCCAAAGTCCGTTGATAAAAAGCGGCTTTCCCAGAGAAGTTTTCATCGTGCCCACGAGCTTTCCGGTCGCCAGGTTGTATCCGTTGATCGTGCCCATCGCTGCATTGTTCGAAACCAGGAGAGTGCCTGACAGCGTTCCGAAATTCTTGGGGGCGACTGCCAGGCCCCAAGGCTGGTTCAACGGCTTGCCCTGCGCAAAGCGCTTTACGAAGACCCCGTCTTCCGTGAAGATATCGATGTATCCGCCTGGCCCACCGTTCTGCGCCGCATAGGTGACATACAATTGTCCCCCAATATCCTGAATCCCGAACGGAGCAAAGCCCGCCGGAATCGTGCTGTCGGTGAATGACTTCACCAGATTGAAGTTGCCATCGAAAACATCCACCTTGTTATTGGCCGCGTCTGCGGCAAACAGCGAGTTCCCGGAAGGATGGCTCGTGATCGCCAATCCCGTGTACGACGCTCCCGCCTGTCGCACCGCAATCAGCGTTGTGCTCGGTTCAAAGTCCGACCATCCGCTGATGGTTCCATCCAGTGTGTCGAACAGAAATACCGAAACCCAGGAATCAATCGCGAATTGCGTGGACCCGTTGTAAACGATCCCTGTCGGCGATCCCGCGCCCGTCCCCGAAGATGACGGCACCACAACTTTCAGACTCTGTAGATTTCCGCTTCCGTCATAGAGCGTGGACCATCCCGAAGCTTCATCGCTGATCCAGAAAGCGCC contains the following coding sequences:
- a CDS encoding GIY-YIG nuclease family protein, whose product is MCYYVYIMSSKSRVLYIGVTGFLMARVLRHKAGEGGKFTAKYRVHRLVYFHAYQNVGDAIARETEIKAWRREKKVALIRENNPTWEDLAAGWGEPVVMRVDGKADSSPAKNAGSE
- a CDS encoding TIGR03118 family protein, producing MSSSVRRAITFVACCGLALMLSGAAMAQAYSATYLDSNLAGKAKHQDSLLQNPWGLAYAPGGAFWISDEASGWSTLYDGSGNLQSLKVVVPSSSGTGAGSPTGIVYNGSTQFAIDSWVSVFLFDTLDGTISGWSDFEPSTTLIAVRQAGASYTGLAITSHPSGNSLFAADAANNKVDVFDGNFNLVKSFTDSTIPAGFAPFGIQDIGGQLYVTYAAQNGGPGGYIDIFTEDGVFVKRFAQGKPLNQPWGLAVAPKNFGTLSGTLLVSNNAAMGTINGYNLATGKLVGTMKTSLGKPLFINGLWGIEFGGGATLNGKTNQLFFTAGPNDTDGYFGVINFVK
- a CDS encoding putative metal-dependent hydrolase; protein product: MNDLRYPVGKFHFNAGLTEEQKQSALDDIARTPANLRAAIQGLTESQLDKPYRPDGWTVRQVVHHVPDSHLNAYVRFKLALTEDEPTIKPYAEDRWAELADTKATPVGVSLSLLESLHDRWIRLLRSLSPNDWQRTFRHPELGAMTLEKTLALYAWHGRHHVAHITSLRERSGW
- a CDS encoding type II toxin-antitoxin system VapC family toxin; protein product: MDYLLDTNACIALINGTSAGVRTRVKKASDGGARILVSSISTFELWYGVRKSTKQEFNRKRLEAFLSGPILVLPFEDADSRAAGTLRAALEASGKRIGAYDLLIGGQALRHQLTLVTANVSEFPRVKGLLWEDWAKP
- a CDS encoding radical SAM protein — protein: MRKPIKYVEKAAVIAAQGTWAVFDRLNRIKPNPSPTPKWSEKPLLKSYEKSKPPLGWPRSTDSLCPKCVPEIRQQILDGHLPHEVLMNEKVGEIKATIVERDGKILMVKDCPTHGHFEDVMSIDTEFSKHLEDVFPGRDIKAHNDEHLHHHGSSTVKYGRGSVLTIDLTNRCNMMCDPCFMDANQVGFVHELTWEEIKTMLDNAITIKPRRQMSVQFSGGEPTLSPYFLDAVRYARKVGYNSVQAATNGIEFAKSFEFAQQAVEAGMRYAYLQFDGIGNAANAHRLVGNLFDVKLKAIENLHKAGCEIVPVVTIVNGINNEQVGRIIKFALDNPKTISFLSFQPVSFTGRDEAVTDDRRAAQRYTLSHLAHDVKNQTGLGEPTRDWFPISFMGTFSDWADLMHVNDPKNDWGQLSCGCHPNCGTGMAVMIDKETKEAVPVTAFLKGDQLAKDIAKVNDAARGKFWTGFGMALCLMKNYDPYQAPTHFKLMDLLKKFDKNYHITGKNYGKVGPDRTIDDVMKRRTSDRWNFLFIAGMWFQDLFNYDFRRTEQCIIPYATQEGEISFCAYNTGVGWRNIIEKMHMTATLTKWYEEHGRHEIFAGGKKVNMEQPETATEYLKLREEIVTNELQRDLDSKGIAKNAREEKIRARDAKQKAAAEKSSLVAKDARNGAPEARGAEKNDEAYNARMASLYREVVLKEKPVVAENGFIPLGALTKTNGGIAPAPKPEIAKPEVAEPVAGD
- the vapB gene encoding type II toxin-antitoxin system VapB family antitoxin; its protein translation is MPKPDIAKLFQNGRSQAVRLPKEFRFEGDRVRIRRVQQGVLLEPLIPDTSRWFEALDQFNSERFMSRGRRQPRTPKRKIF
- a CDS encoding cyanophycinase gives rise to the protein MLKTNRLVLKTKLRRLLPLLLAACAANLAHAESSRYFRLGNKEDAQTKPMAGIAMMGGGSDLDEAFRWLCDRGNGGDFLILRARGDDGYDSYVNGLCKANSVATLIIPDREAAGEPRVADIIRKAEVVFIAGGDQANYIRGWKGTAVETAINDDIAAGKPIGGTSAGLAMLGEFVYGALGDKPDDKDLASTDVLPNPYFERVTLVRDFLKVPHLENLITDSHFAKRNRMGRTLVFLARIMKDGWSASPREVAIDEKSAVLVEKDGKARVVGMGEGAYFLRPTHAPEICEQGAALTFRGIGVYQVPAGGRFDLVSWTGEGGAGYTVSVEAGKISSARPSR